A part of Myxococcus landrumus genomic DNA contains:
- a CDS encoding FHA domain-containing protein, with the protein MSVRLTVTQRSEAGAQGTEIVLDDAVITLGRDKTCQVVLAQQAVSRNHARICQEGHNFFLEDLGSAYGTQLNGKALPKGEKRALRNGDVIAIAQYDVRFDRVLELNGDATSEKTSFIARGNLKDVMRGLSGTEERYLRIMNGPREGERIEIGDAQEIVIGRDEKEADLVIKDDLTSRKHAKIRRDWSGTHVEDLGSRNGIKVNKKRVNRKALKDNDEVEVGGTRFLYVDPAEPAEEPVQLAPEVKKSPPPSPPRPAPVRKEAKPEPEPEPEPAPPEPEPAPPEVSSESPASEEPDPSSSEEPVQPSAENSVPDEVAPNGALAMLKDKEKLVPLVVMGVVGLVFLVLLIAVVAGA; encoded by the coding sequence ATGAGCGTCCGTCTCACCGTCACACAGCGCAGCGAGGCCGGTGCCCAGGGCACCGAGATCGTCCTCGACGATGCGGTCATCACCTTGGGCCGGGACAAGACCTGTCAGGTCGTGTTGGCCCAGCAGGCCGTGTCGCGGAACCACGCCCGCATCTGCCAGGAAGGGCACAACTTCTTCCTCGAGGACCTGGGGAGCGCCTACGGCACCCAGCTCAACGGGAAGGCCCTGCCCAAGGGTGAGAAACGCGCCCTGCGCAACGGTGACGTCATCGCCATTGCCCAGTACGACGTGCGGTTCGACCGGGTGCTGGAGCTCAACGGCGACGCCACCTCGGAGAAGACGTCGTTCATTGCCCGCGGCAACCTGAAGGACGTCATGCGCGGGCTGTCCGGCACGGAGGAGCGCTACCTCCGCATCATGAATGGCCCTCGCGAGGGCGAGCGCATCGAGATTGGGGACGCGCAGGAAATCGTCATCGGCCGCGACGAGAAGGAAGCCGACCTCGTCATCAAGGACGACCTCACCTCCCGCAAGCACGCCAAGATTCGCCGCGACTGGTCCGGAACCCATGTGGAGGACCTGGGCAGCCGCAACGGAATCAAGGTCAACAAGAAGCGGGTGAACCGCAAGGCGCTCAAGGACAACGACGAGGTGGAAGTGGGCGGTACGCGCTTCCTCTACGTCGACCCCGCGGAGCCCGCCGAGGAGCCCGTCCAACTGGCCCCCGAGGTCAAGAAGAGCCCTCCGCCCTCACCTCCGCGCCCTGCCCCCGTTCGCAAGGAAGCCAAGCCGGAGCCAGAACCCGAGCCGGAGCCCGCACCTCCCGAGCCAGAGCCCGCTCCGCCGGAGGTCTCCTCCGAGTCCCCCGCCTCCGAAGAGCCCGACCCGTCCTCCTCCGAGGAGCCGGTGCAGCCCTCCGCGGAGAACTCCGTCCCGGACGAAGTGGCTCCGAACGGGGCCCTGGCCATGCTCAAGGACAAGGAGAAGCTTGTCCCGCTCGTCGTCATGGGCGTGGTGGGGTTGGTGTTCCTGGTGCTGCTCATCGCCGTGGTCGCTGGCGCCTGA
- a CDS encoding RDD family protein produces the protein MAPETLLDGTHTVLTPEYVEFRFTLAGLYSRFLAWLVDAAIVLVLSAMTLLTLSLTMIAFPGVASALGIVVYFLVDWGYGIALETAWSGQTVGKRLLSLRVIQESGVRIGFYHAALRNLVRPVDRLPFLYLVGGVAAMVSGSQQRLGDMLAGTIVVRERKLKVPSAISATGEEGLLADPLFVSRVKRLSTEEREVVLTAALRREELRMDARLRLFAALGTRLQDALAMEKPAHLSDEKWTLLVAAALLPPKAARGTRPPRAQALG, from the coding sequence ATGGCCCCCGAGACACTGCTGGACGGCACCCACACGGTGCTCACCCCTGAGTACGTGGAGTTCCGCTTCACCCTGGCGGGCCTGTACTCCCGGTTCCTCGCCTGGCTGGTGGACGCGGCCATCGTCCTGGTCCTCAGCGCCATGACGCTGTTGACGCTGAGCCTCACGATGATCGCCTTTCCCGGCGTGGCCAGCGCCCTGGGCATCGTCGTCTACTTCCTGGTGGACTGGGGCTACGGCATCGCCCTGGAGACGGCGTGGAGCGGCCAGACGGTGGGCAAGCGGCTCCTCTCCCTGCGTGTCATCCAGGAGAGCGGCGTGCGCATTGGCTTCTATCACGCGGCCCTGCGCAACCTGGTGCGTCCGGTGGACCGGCTGCCGTTCCTCTACCTGGTGGGAGGGGTGGCGGCCATGGTCTCCGGCTCCCAGCAGCGGCTGGGGGACATGCTGGCCGGCACCATCGTCGTGCGCGAGCGGAAGCTGAAGGTGCCGTCCGCCATCAGCGCCACGGGCGAAGAGGGCCTGCTGGCGGATCCGCTCTTCGTCTCGCGCGTGAAGCGGCTGTCGACGGAGGAACGGGAGGTGGTGCTCACCGCCGCCCTGCGCCGCGAGGAGTTGCGGATGGATGCACGCCTGCGCCTGTTCGCCGCGCTGGGCACCCGGCTTCAGGATGCCCTGGCCATGGAGAAGCCAGCTCACCTCTCCGACGAGAAGTGGACCCTGCTGGTCGCCGCGGCCCTGCTGCCCCCCAAGGCCGCGCGCGGCACCCGGCCACCGCGCGCCCAGGCCCTGGGGTGA
- a CDS encoding outer membrane beta-barrel protein — protein MRTLLCTLTFALALLGAAPAHAQFANRSLGLSLGYMDFNNTNGLDNAFFLGIDASLYIENGFEVVSYSKIAFPRDNTSNDKKRVVGLAPSLGLRYLLMEESIRPYVGADLSYLIVFKTATSNFVGIGPNAGLDFFLSDSVSAGLRAQYNIYIALNEKTQNSVTVSAGMAAYF, from the coding sequence ATGCGTACCCTGCTCTGCACCCTCACGTTCGCCCTGGCCCTGCTTGGGGCGGCTCCGGCTCATGCCCAGTTCGCCAATCGCAGTCTCGGATTGTCGCTGGGTTACATGGACTTCAACAACACCAATGGGTTGGACAACGCGTTCTTCCTGGGCATCGATGCCAGCCTCTACATCGAGAACGGCTTCGAGGTGGTGTCCTACTCGAAGATTGCCTTCCCGCGAGACAACACCAGCAACGACAAGAAGCGCGTGGTGGGCCTGGCCCCGTCGCTGGGCCTGCGCTACCTGCTGATGGAAGAGTCCATCCGGCCCTATGTCGGCGCGGACCTCAGCTACCTCATCGTGTTCAAGACGGCCACGAGCAACTTCGTGGGCATTGGTCCCAACGCGGGCCTGGACTTCTTCCTGTCGGACTCCGTGAGCGCGGGCCTGCGGGCGCAGTACAACATCTACATCGCGCTCAACGAGAAGACGCAGAACTCGGTGACGGTGTCGGCGGGAATGGCGGCCTACTTCTAG
- the sctV gene encoding type III secretion system export apparatus subunit SctV codes for MSASNPNSFLSKYSDIVLAIVVVAIVGMMIVPLPTLLLDVLLTLNISISVVLLLVSLYVPAALHLSTFPTVLLITTMFRLSLTISTTRLILLTGDPGEVVIAFGNFVVQGNFVVGAILFIILVIVNFIVISKGSERVAEVAARFTLDAMPGKQMSIDADLRAGTIDQDQGKKRRRDLERESQLFGAMDGAMKFVKGDAIASIIITVVNIVGGLIIGVTQKGMSAGDAAQKYTLLTIGDGLVGMIPAILVSTCAGIIVTRVGGEEEGAHLGKDVGTQLTAYPKAIAIAAGMLIVLGLVPGLPKIPFFLLGAGAGFGAWSMLKKEKDEQMVEEAGPSMITDLGTPLSSEPAPKEPINPDSELFIPVVTPIVLEVSDALVPYVDSRQDNGKFLFELIPFMRDGLFVELGVRFPGVRARGNASLPPGSYQIQINEVPVVTGQATLGHVLVNDTVERLRLMNIQGFEAINPATRQPAAWVPEQHRETLEAAGLTTWDVPGYIILHVAAVLRRNAREFVGVQETQTMLEQLEKAFPAIVKEVIPKVVNVLKLTDILQRLVEEEISIRDLRGILQALAEYGQVEADNVMLTEHVRASQRRYISHKYARGSGTLVVYLLDPNIEEAIRGSIKRTSAGAHLALEPELAQEIVQAVRTECGHLPPSAQRPVILTAMDIRRYVRKLLEYEFNPSFSVLSYQELSPELNIQPVARISTR; via the coding sequence ATGTCCGCCTCCAATCCGAACAGCTTCCTCTCCAAGTACTCCGACATCGTCCTGGCGATCGTGGTGGTGGCCATCGTCGGGATGATGATTGTCCCGCTGCCCACGCTGCTGCTGGACGTGCTGCTGACGCTGAACATCAGCATCTCGGTGGTGTTGCTGCTGGTGTCGCTCTACGTGCCAGCGGCCTTGCACCTGTCGACGTTCCCGACAGTGTTGCTCATCACCACGATGTTCCGGCTGTCGCTCACCATCTCCACCACGCGACTCATCCTCCTGACGGGTGACCCGGGTGAGGTGGTCATCGCGTTCGGCAACTTCGTGGTGCAGGGCAACTTCGTCGTCGGCGCCATCCTGTTCATCATCCTGGTCATCGTGAACTTCATCGTCATCTCCAAGGGCTCGGAGCGTGTCGCGGAAGTGGCCGCGCGCTTCACCCTGGACGCGATGCCCGGCAAGCAGATGTCCATCGACGCGGATCTCCGCGCCGGCACCATTGATCAGGACCAGGGCAAGAAGCGCCGCCGAGACCTGGAGCGCGAAAGCCAGCTCTTCGGCGCCATGGACGGCGCCATGAAGTTCGTGAAGGGCGACGCCATCGCCAGCATCATCATCACCGTCGTCAACATCGTCGGTGGCCTCATCATTGGCGTGACGCAGAAGGGCATGTCCGCTGGAGACGCGGCGCAGAAGTACACGCTGCTCACCATCGGTGACGGTCTGGTCGGCATGATTCCCGCCATCCTCGTCTCCACCTGCGCCGGTATCATCGTGACGCGCGTGGGTGGTGAAGAGGAGGGGGCGCACCTGGGCAAGGACGTGGGCACCCAGCTCACCGCCTACCCGAAGGCCATCGCCATCGCCGCCGGCATGCTCATCGTCCTCGGCCTGGTGCCGGGTCTGCCGAAGATTCCCTTCTTCCTCCTGGGCGCGGGCGCGGGCTTTGGCGCGTGGAGCATGCTCAAGAAGGAGAAGGACGAGCAGATGGTGGAGGAGGCCGGGCCCTCCATGATTACGGACCTGGGCACGCCCCTGTCGTCGGAGCCGGCGCCCAAGGAGCCCATCAATCCGGACTCCGAGCTCTTCATCCCCGTCGTCACACCCATCGTCCTGGAGGTCTCCGACGCGCTGGTTCCCTATGTGGACTCGCGCCAGGACAACGGGAAGTTCCTCTTCGAGCTCATCCCCTTCATGCGCGACGGCCTCTTCGTCGAGCTGGGTGTGCGCTTCCCGGGCGTGCGCGCGCGCGGCAACGCGTCCCTTCCGCCGGGCTCGTATCAGATTCAAATCAACGAGGTCCCCGTCGTCACCGGCCAGGCCACGCTGGGCCACGTGCTCGTCAACGACACGGTGGAGCGCCTGCGGTTGATGAACATCCAGGGCTTCGAGGCCATCAACCCGGCCACCCGTCAGCCCGCCGCGTGGGTGCCCGAGCAGCACCGCGAGACGCTGGAGGCCGCGGGCCTCACGACGTGGGACGTCCCGGGCTACATCATCCTGCACGTCGCCGCGGTGCTGCGGCGCAACGCACGTGAGTTCGTCGGCGTCCAGGAGACGCAGACGATGCTGGAGCAGCTCGAGAAGGCCTTCCCCGCCATCGTCAAGGAAGTCATCCCCAAGGTGGTCAATGTCCTGAAGCTCACGGACATCCTCCAGCGGCTCGTGGAGGAGGAGATCTCCATCCGAGACCTGCGCGGCATCCTCCAGGCCCTGGCCGAGTACGGACAGGTGGAGGCCGACAATGTGATGCTCACCGAGCACGTGCGCGCCTCGCAGCGCCGCTACATCTCCCACAAGTACGCGCGCGGCAGCGGCACGCTCGTCGTGTACCTGTTGGACCCGAACATCGAGGAGGCCATCCGAGGCTCCATCAAGCGCACCTCGGCGGGTGCACACCTGGCGCTGGAGCCGGAGCTGGCCCAGGAAATCGTCCAGGCCGTCCGCACCGAGTGCGGCCACCTGCCGCCCAGCGCGCAGCGCCCCGTCATCCTCACGGCCATGGACATCCGGCGCTACGTGCGCAAGCTGCTGGAGTACGAGTTCAACCCCTCGTTCTCCGTGCTCAGCTACCAGGAGCTGTCGCCCGAGCTGAACATCCAGCCGGTGGCGCGTATCTCCACCCGGTAG
- a CDS encoding SycD/LcrH family type III secretion system chaperone, producing the protein MPEDPQDEAQLQARLQRWADGKATLRDVRGYSNDELYAIAKTAYFFYYQGRINEARTLFQGLYAVSPTDGYFAKALGVVEMAAGNGQGALAAFDVAAKLSPQDPSVYVGRAEVRLALGQKTQAMDDLRRAAAMTPADDPVIRKAGAMLTALSRR; encoded by the coding sequence ATGCCGGAGGACCCTCAGGACGAGGCCCAGTTGCAGGCCCGGCTCCAGCGCTGGGCGGATGGAAAGGCCACCCTGCGAGACGTGCGGGGCTATTCCAACGATGAGCTCTACGCCATCGCCAAGACGGCCTACTTCTTCTACTACCAGGGCCGCATCAACGAGGCCCGCACGCTCTTCCAGGGCCTGTATGCCGTCAGCCCCACCGACGGCTATTTCGCCAAGGCCCTGGGCGTCGTGGAGATGGCTGCTGGCAATGGCCAGGGCGCCCTGGCCGCCTTCGACGTCGCCGCCAAGCTGTCCCCGCAGGACCCGTCTGTCTACGTCGGCCGCGCCGAGGTCCGGTTGGCCCTGGGACAGAAGACCCAGGCCATGGACGACTTGCGACGCGCCGCGGCGATGACCCCGGCGGATGATCCCGTGATTCGCAAGGCGGGAGCGATGCTCACGGCGCTTTCTCGCCGTTGA
- a CDS encoding tetratricopeptide repeat protein: protein MTTTQAKAPVSDNDGKPLSGPELLERATQGFDLFQDGRFQESLAIFEQLASMDASEAYFQTALGACHLALENLDQAEAHFNRAIELDPSDLTPFVNRGEVHLRQGKVMEAAQDFNHAVSLDPEGKDPLSARARMLAAAALESVEEAQGASEHDSGSHKR, encoded by the coding sequence ATGACGACGACCCAAGCCAAGGCGCCGGTCTCCGACAATGATGGGAAGCCGCTGTCTGGTCCGGAGCTGTTGGAGCGGGCCACACAAGGCTTCGACCTGTTTCAAGACGGCCGCTTCCAGGAGTCGCTCGCCATCTTCGAGCAACTGGCCTCCATGGATGCGTCCGAGGCCTACTTCCAGACGGCGCTCGGTGCCTGCCACCTGGCGCTCGAGAACCTGGACCAGGCGGAGGCCCACTTCAACCGGGCCATCGAGCTGGACCCCTCGGACCTGACGCCGTTCGTCAACCGGGGAGAGGTCCACCTGCGCCAGGGCAAGGTGATGGAGGCCGCACAGGACTTCAACCACGCGGTGTCCCTGGACCCCGAGGGGAAGGACCCGTTGAGCGCGCGCGCGAGGATGCTCGCCGCCGCGGCCCTGGAGAGCGTGGAGGAGGCCCAGGGGGCTTCCGAGCACGACTCCGGCTCCCACAAGCGTTAG
- a CDS encoding tetratricopeptide repeat protein has product MRLARLASALSWVCVLPLAACLSTPPPHERALINNELCVQELNNQDLVRAEVYCDLGLEFSPQYADLWANKGLIAMYAGRTEDAKKHFIKALRFNQEHLQAYQSLGHLYTEEGAYGKAHDNFRRALKVNPDNIDTRYNLAFTLMKMGKTVEAKKELRTVLAVNPNLAQAHHTLGIIAYGEEQYEEAAEHMAQATALDPNFGDAWHDYGTTLMELGRFADAREAFGNCLQLNPKATSCTNNLALAQRKAALTDKAFKEIKDTQQAENSAPALFMLARQYREKGLLAEEEATYRKCVKLDGKFAPCHYGLFELYQEANKHEHAGVACKNFLKYATSEEFPTEYQSCEKYMSNATF; this is encoded by the coding sequence ATGCGTCTTGCTCGTCTTGCCTCCGCGCTTTCCTGGGTCTGCGTGCTTCCGCTCGCCGCCTGCTTGTCCACTCCGCCGCCCCATGAGCGCGCGCTCATCAACAATGAGCTGTGCGTGCAGGAGCTCAACAACCAGGACCTGGTCCGCGCGGAAGTCTATTGCGACCTGGGCCTGGAGTTCTCCCCTCAGTACGCGGACTTGTGGGCCAACAAGGGCCTCATCGCCATGTACGCGGGGCGCACGGAAGACGCGAAGAAGCACTTCATCAAGGCCCTGCGCTTCAACCAGGAGCACCTGCAGGCCTACCAGAGCCTGGGCCACCTCTACACGGAAGAGGGCGCCTACGGTAAGGCCCACGACAACTTCCGCCGCGCCCTCAAGGTGAACCCGGACAACATCGATACGCGCTACAACCTCGCGTTCACCTTGATGAAGATGGGCAAGACGGTGGAGGCCAAGAAGGAGCTGCGCACCGTCCTCGCCGTCAACCCGAACCTGGCGCAGGCCCACCACACCCTGGGCATCATCGCCTACGGGGAGGAGCAGTACGAGGAGGCCGCGGAGCACATGGCGCAGGCCACGGCCCTGGACCCGAACTTCGGCGATGCCTGGCACGACTACGGCACCACGCTGATGGAGCTGGGCCGCTTCGCCGACGCCCGCGAGGCCTTTGGCAACTGCCTCCAGCTCAACCCCAAGGCCACCAGTTGCACCAACAACCTGGCCCTGGCCCAGCGCAAGGCCGCCCTCACCGACAAGGCCTTCAAGGAGATCAAGGACACCCAGCAGGCGGAGAACTCCGCCCCCGCCCTCTTCATGCTGGCCCGCCAGTACCGCGAGAAGGGGCTTCTGGCCGAAGAGGAGGCCACTTACAGGAAGTGCGTGAAGCTCGACGGCAAGTTCGCCCCCTGCCACTACGGCCTCTTCGAGCTCTACCAGGAGGCCAACAAACACGAGCACGCGGGGGTGGCCTGCAAGAACTTCTTGAAGTATGCGACCTCGGAAGAGTTCCCCACCGAGTATCAGTCGTGCGAGAAGTACATGAGCAACGCGACGTTCTGA